A part of Halostella limicola genomic DNA contains:
- a CDS encoding redoxin domain-containing protein, which produces MLSEGGTAPDFSLPGVDGRDPSYYDLHRRIGDVDAAVLAFVPSAHAPVCRDDLRALGTSAWADDEDVLVWPMTGDTVFANASAVERDGLRTPLLSDYHASIADAYGVALDDWHAHRNIPGRALFVVDPEWTVRHAWSPADPFDVPEASPFEAVAAALSELGVDAPAPDVEYRV; this is translated from the coding sequence CTTCTCGCTCCCGGGCGTCGACGGCCGCGACCCGTCGTACTACGACCTGCACCGGCGGATCGGCGACGTCGACGCGGCGGTGCTCGCGTTCGTCCCGTCGGCCCACGCGCCGGTCTGTCGTGACGACCTGCGCGCGCTCGGCACGTCGGCGTGGGCCGACGACGAGGACGTGCTCGTCTGGCCGATGACCGGCGACACCGTCTTCGCAAACGCCAGCGCGGTCGAGCGCGACGGCCTCCGGACGCCCCTGCTCAGCGACTACCACGCGAGCATCGCGGACGCCTACGGCGTCGCGCTCGACGACTGGCACGCCCACCGGAACATCCCCGGCCGCGCCCTGTTCGTCGTCGACCCGGAGTGGACCGTCCGCCACGCGTGGTCGCCCGCGGACCCGTTCGACGTGCCGGAGGCGTCCCCGTTCGAGGCGGTCGCCGCGGCGCTGTCGGAGTTGGGCGTCGACGCGCCGGCCCCCGACGTAGAGTACCGCGTCTAG
- a CDS encoding polymer-forming cytoskeletal protein yields MTKSDQTTVGRAKRAEQEATREGRWSSPFGDATRGQSSVIAVVLLIGLTVTGATAVLVVGSDALSETQRGANVDSAENALSQIDAKASRVAAGSNNTEVLTVADSGDGETRVEPDAGAVNITMENETTGEVKRVLLNESLGQVVYEIDGERLAFQGGGVWRATDSGSRMVSRPDVHYRADGQESPTATIPLTLIEGRNSSGDTLTISDNGTELRFPIRNDGDDETSNPIYEGRINMTVQSEYYLAWGDYLEQLTGGIAEYDHDENEVSIVLVSPRDRKNVHQGLFQTGTDTNLVIGAGGGSATTDSYNSSEGPYNQSDAGNNGTIATAGNIEVSSNGEVNGNIEVGGDIDVSASSAYVGGNISYGRNNDTHQNAEIVGWMANNASVNSTPPIRAYVEGRIERYGNDSNNDNDAADNISDDDQIAWGASSPNDHVTLPAGRYYINGSLSLTDQNITLDTTGGNVYVAVQEGIDMDGSANISVKGDNTARIFILDDFTMDDQAQVHVPDDNATQMWVYGTPETDVMFDGNGNGNSAVFKGVVYAPSTNSGAGSVTVDGHAEIYGGIVGGTTRVRQGSIHFDEALRGVDPLPAEETIPRVTHLHMSVNRVEITAD; encoded by the coding sequence ATGACGAAATCTGATCAGACGACTGTCGGACGGGCGAAGCGCGCGGAGCAGGAAGCGACGCGGGAGGGGAGGTGGTCGTCACCCTTCGGCGACGCGACGCGCGGGCAGTCGTCGGTCATCGCGGTGGTCCTGCTGATCGGGCTGACGGTCACCGGAGCGACCGCCGTCCTCGTCGTCGGCTCGGACGCCCTCTCGGAGACCCAGCGCGGCGCGAACGTGGACAGCGCGGAGAACGCGCTCTCCCAGATCGACGCGAAGGCGAGCCGCGTCGCGGCGGGGTCGAACAACACGGAGGTGCTCACGGTGGCTGACTCCGGCGACGGTGAGACGCGCGTCGAACCCGACGCCGGTGCCGTCAACATCACCATGGAGAACGAGACCACCGGCGAGGTCAAGCGGGTCCTGCTCAACGAGTCGCTCGGGCAGGTCGTCTACGAGATCGACGGCGAGCGACTCGCCTTCCAGGGCGGCGGCGTCTGGCGCGCCACCGACTCCGGGAGCCGGATGGTCTCTCGCCCCGACGTGCACTACCGCGCGGACGGACAGGAGTCGCCGACCGCGACCATCCCGCTGACCCTGATCGAGGGCCGGAACTCCTCGGGCGACACCCTCACTATCTCCGACAACGGCACCGAGCTCCGGTTCCCGATCCGGAACGACGGCGACGACGAGACGTCGAACCCGATCTACGAGGGGCGGATCAACATGACCGTCCAGAGCGAGTACTACCTCGCCTGGGGGGACTACCTGGAGCAGCTGACCGGCGGCATCGCCGAGTACGACCACGACGAGAACGAGGTCAGTATCGTCCTCGTCTCGCCGCGCGACCGGAAGAACGTCCACCAGGGCCTGTTCCAGACCGGGACGGACACCAACCTCGTCATCGGCGCCGGCGGCGGGTCGGCGACGACCGACAGCTACAACTCGTCGGAGGGGCCGTACAACCAGTCCGATGCCGGCAACAACGGGACGATCGCGACCGCCGGCAACATCGAGGTTTCGAGCAACGGCGAGGTGAACGGCAACATCGAGGTGGGCGGTGACATCGACGTCTCGGCCTCCTCGGCGTACGTCGGCGGGAACATCTCGTACGGGCGCAACAACGACACCCACCAGAACGCCGAGATCGTCGGCTGGATGGCGAACAACGCCTCCGTGAACAGTACGCCGCCGATCCGGGCGTACGTCGAGGGGCGCATCGAGCGCTACGGCAACGACTCGAACAACGACAACGATGCGGCCGACAACATCAGTGACGACGACCAGATAGCCTGGGGCGCGAGCAGTCCCAACGACCACGTCACGCTTCCCGCCGGGAGGTACTACATCAACGGCTCCCTCTCGCTCACCGACCAGAACATCACGCTGGACACGACGGGCGGCAACGTCTACGTCGCGGTTCAGGAGGGCATCGACATGGACGGGTCGGCGAACATCTCCGTAAAGGGGGACAACACCGCACGGATCTTCATCCTGGACGACTTCACGATGGACGATCAGGCGCAGGTCCACGTCCCGGACGACAACGCCACCCAGATGTGGGTGTACGGGACGCCGGAGACAGACGTCATGTTCGACGGCAACGGCAACGGGAACAGCGCAGTGTTCAAAGGCGTCGTGTACGCTCCCAGCACTAACTCCGGCGCGGGCAGCGTCACCGTGGACGGCCACGCGGAGATCTACGGCGGGATCGTCGGCGGCACGACGCGCGTCCGCCAGGGCTCCATCCACTTCGACGAGGCCCTGCGCGGCGTCGACCCGCTCCCGGCGGAGGAGACCATCCCCCGAGTCACCCACCTGCACATGAGCGTCAACCGCGTCGAGATAACCGCCGACTGA
- a CDS encoding MaoC family dehydratase gives MPGLYYEEFEVGETIEHEKRRTVSERDNQAFCDMTMNQQPLHLDAEFAEDTQFGERLANGLYTMSLAVGLTIPETTDGTIVANLSYDEVEHPSPVFHGDTIRAQSTVTDKRETSDGERGVVTMRVEAFAVNRDDELVCEFERTVLSKKRPDG, from the coding sequence ATGCCCGGTCTGTACTACGAGGAGTTCGAGGTCGGCGAGACGATCGAACACGAGAAGCGCCGAACCGTGAGCGAACGCGACAACCAGGCGTTCTGCGACATGACGATGAACCAGCAGCCGCTCCACCTCGACGCCGAGTTCGCCGAGGACACCCAGTTCGGCGAGCGCCTCGCCAACGGCCTCTACACGATGAGCCTCGCCGTCGGCCTCACGATCCCCGAGACGACCGACGGCACCATCGTCGCGAACCTCTCGTACGACGAGGTCGAGCACCCGTCGCCGGTGTTTCACGGCGACACGATCCGCGCGCAGTCGACGGTGACGGACAAGCGCGAGACCAGCGACGGCGAGCGGGGCGTCGTCACCATGCGCGTCGAGGCGTTCGCCGTCAACCGGGACGACGAGCTGGTCTGTGAGTTCGAGCGGACCGTGCTGTCGAAGAAGCGCCCCGACGGCTAG